In Humulus lupulus chromosome 7, drHumLupu1.1, whole genome shotgun sequence, the following are encoded in one genomic region:
- the LOC133792659 gene encoding disease resistance-like protein DSC1, with the protein MASSRERKYDVFLSFRGEDTRDSFTSHLYAALRRRKIETYIDYRLERGDEISKPLLKAIRESKISVIIFSKNYASSSWCLDELVHILKCRSQNQQTVIPVFYHIDPSDVRKQKGTYATAFTKLQQRFRDKVLKKWRDALTKAANISGWDSHSHRPESELVEVVVKDILKKLSNKSSSSDSKGNLKGIVGIEKQVKEVESLLQIGSPKGRVVIGIWGMGGIGKTTLANAIFDKVASQFESCCFVVNVREEWEKHGLTHLKNKLLSMLLEEDDLFRDSSYVRSNFFKDRLKRKKVFLVLDDVTHISHLELITRDYMFGHGSRILLTSRDMHLLKDEANHVYEIEALNDEESLQLFSLHAFKQYYPMDVYSKQAKVAVQYAKGIPLVLKVLGSLLRGKNQKEWMSALSKMKKFPNMEVQKVLKISYDELDDEEKNIFLDIACFFNLMDRDEVEGILLGFDYSATIGIKDLSDKSLITIDFDNKIQMHDLVQEMAWEIVRQQSTIDLGKRSRLWLAQDVCHVLKRNIGTSAVEGLTLDVSKITRELPINPKVFLGMQYMRYLKIYNCGSMEKCKLFFTNGLQLFPYSLRYLHWESYPLKSLPQNIPENLVELLMPNSQLEQLWDGIQYLEKLKRINLSHSKRLLIIPDLSQAQNLEYINLECCTSLLQVPSYDFRSHYNLTSVNLGFCEDLMNLEKNSYRKSLKSDNYIQCFNLMSLPEISNNEYHSSYDEGTLKDFSYFDEPLDKHVELEFRNKYDQYQSFKSKHSNNNMEWNKRRRKFQHFFLSHVSSFNKFPELSRNIRELYLCGTSIEQVPPWIDCLSFLETLDLKNCTKLKTLPTTLYKLKSLYRLSLYGCSSFETFPPILEPMDQLGILYLNGTAIRKLPSPIENIIRVRQLGLTMCQHLESLPSSLYKLSNLHGLNLSGCSKLVRFPKLSLKYYKGWIGTMNLSDCNISEISESIGSLSSLSYLDLSGNKFESIPTSIKKLTRLFEIHLSNCENLKWLPELPLSVRKLYVRNCILLEAVLSSSDEAKIISLDHYESYKVEHLYTNCPRLDHHACNNIMVDAQRRIWSAATRFQENHLERTAVSIYYPGDEIPNWFKYQTQGSSLKIQLPQNWCNANFLGFALCLVIESKHCVKDCFMLLQCESDFQTISGKTHNNTSYLSDPLNMDKTEVDTRLDHVILWYDSWLCRQVREKGTNYWCDNVTEASFDVIPGHVRATYNNNNGTDYCCSVTKLGMFLLYSDDDVLANNNTNEDVVPEMVLKFDLMARMSRIYIKDKGTLASLVDCNILDLIATLVAVRIQGNL; encoded by the exons ATGGCGTCTTCACGTGAAAGAAAATACGACGTGTTTCTTAGTTTCAGAGGAGAAGACACTCGCGATAGTTTCACTAGTCATCTCTATGCTGCTTTACGTAGAAGGAAAATTGAAACCTACATAGATTATAGATTGGAGAGAGGCGATGAAATCTCGAAGCCATTGCTGAAAGCCATTAGAGAGTCGAAGATCTCGGTCATAATTTTCTCAAAAAACTATGCTTCGTCGTCTTGGTGCTTGGATGAGCTTGTTCATATACTCAAATGCAGAAGCCAAAACCAACAAACTGTAATTCCTGTCTTTTATCACATTGATCCTTCAGATGTACGTAAACAGAAGGGTACCTATGCAACTGCCTTTACGAAGCTTCAACAACGTTTTAGAGACAAAGTACTTAAGAAATGGAGGGATGCCCTAACCAAAGCAGCTAATATATCTGGCTGGGATTCTCATTCACATAG ACCGGAATCTGAGTTAGTGGAAgtggttgtaaaggatattctGAAAAAATTGAGCAATAAATCATCATCAAGTGATTCAAAAGGCAACCTAAAAGGCATAGTTGGAATTGAGAAACAAGTCAAAGAAGTTGAATCATTACTACAAATTGGGTCACCAAAAGGTAGAGTTGTCATAGGCATTTGGGGTATGGGAGGCATAGGAAAGACAACCCTAGCCAATGCTATATTTGACAAAGTTGCTTCACAATTCGAGTCTTGTTGCTTTGTTGTGAATGTTAGAGAAGAATGGGAAAAACATGGCCTAACTCATCTAAAGAACAAGCTTTTATCTATGCTACTAGAAGAAGATGATCTCTTTAGAGACTCCTCTTatgtaagatcaaatttttttAAAGATAGGCTCAAACGCAAAAAAGTCTTCCTTGTTCTTGATGATGTCACTCACATAAGCCACTTGGAACTTATAACAAGAGACTATATGTTTGGACATGGAAGTAGAATACTCTTAACTAGTAGAGATATGCATTTGCTCAAGGATGAAGCTAATCATGTTTATGAGATTGAGGCCTTAAATGATGAAGAATCTCTTCAACTATTTTCCTTGCATGCTTTCAAACAATACTATCCTATGGATGTTTATTCAAAGCAAGCGAAAGTCGCGGTCCAATATGCTAAGGGAATTCCGTTGGTTTTGAAAGTTTTGGGGAGCTTACTTCGTGGAAAAAACCAAAAGGAATGGATGAGCGCGTTGAGTAAGATGAAAAAGTTTCCGAATATGGAAGTACAAAAGGTGTTGAAAATAAGTTACGATGAGCTTGATGATGAAGAGAAGAACATTTTTCTTGATATTGCGTGTTTCTTTAATTTGATGGACAGAGATGAAGTTGAAGGAATATTATTAGGGTTTGATTATTCCGCAACTATTGGAATAAAAGATCTTAGTGACAAGTCGCTCATAACCATCGATTTCgataacaaaattcaaatgcatgATTTGGTACAAGAAATGGCTTGGGAGATTGTACGTCAACAATCTACTATAGATCTTGGAAAACGTAGTAGATTATGGCTTGCCCAAGATGTATGCCAtgttttaaaaagaaatata GGAACTTCGGCTGTTGAAGGTCTAACCTTAGATGTATCAAAGATTACAAGAGAGCTCCCAATTAACCCTAAAGTGTTTTTAGGGATGCAATACATGAGATATCTCAAAATTTACAATTGTGGTTCAATGGAGAAGTGTAAACTATTCTTTACTAATGGACTTCAACTCTTTCCATATTCACTTAGATATCTCCACTGGGAAAGTTACCCTTTGAAATCATTGCCACAAAATATACCAGAGAATCTTGTTGAACTTCTAATGCCCAATAGTCAACTTGAACAACTTTGGGATGGAATCCAG TACCTTGAGAAGTTAAAGAGGATCAATCTTAGTCACTCAAAAAGACTCCTTATAATTCCAGATCTTTCTCAAGCTCAAAATCTTGAGTACATAAATCTTGAATGCTGTACAAGTTTGCTTCAAGTTCCCTCATATGATTTTCGATCTCATTACAATCTTACATCTGTAAATCTGGGATTTTGTGAAGACCTCATGAATCTTGAGAAAAATAGTTACAGAAAATCTCTCAAATCTGACAACTACATACAATGCTTCAATCTTATGAGCCTGCCTGAGATTAGTAACAATGAATACCACTCATCATATGATGAAGGCACACTAAAAGACTTCAGTTATTTTGATGAACCTCTTGACAAGCATGTTGAATTGGAGTTTAGAAACAAGTATGATCAATATCAAAGCTTTAAAAGTAAGCACTCAAACAACAATATGGAATGgaataagagaagaagaaagtTCCAACATTTTTTTCTCTCACATGTATCTTCCTTCAACAAGTTTCCAGAGCTATCAAGGAACATAAGGGAGTTATATTTGTGTGGTACATCCATAGAACAAGTACCTCCTTGGATTGATTGTCTCTCATTTCTTGAGACATTGGATTTAAAAAATTGTACAAAACTCAAGACTCTTCCCACCACTCTTTACAAGTTGAAATCTCTTTATAGGCTCTCACTCTATGGTTGCTCAAGTTTTGAAACCTTCCCTCCAATCTTGGAACCAATGGACCAATTGGGTATTCTTTACTTGAATGGAACTGCCATAAGAAAGCTTCCCTCTCCAATTGAAAATATCATTAGGGTTAGACAATTAGGGTTAACTATGTGTCAACACCTTGAGTCTCTCCCAAGTAGCCTTTACAAATTATCTAACCTTCATGGACTCAACCTTTCTGGCTGCTCAAAACTTGTTAGATTCCCCAAATTGTCATTAAAATATTATAAGGGTTGGATTGGAACAATGAACTTGAGTGATTGTAACATTTCAGAGATTTCTGAATCAATTGGCTCATTATCTTCACTAAGTTATTTAGACCTAAGTGGAAACAAGTTTGAGAGTATACCAACGAGTATAAAGAAACTTACTCGTTTGTTTGAGATTCACTTGAGCAACTGTGAGAATCTCAAATGGTTACCAGAGCTTCCATTGAGTGTGAGAAAGTTATATGTACGTAATTGTATCTTGTTAGAGGCAGTGTTGTCAAGTTCAGATGAGGCTAAAATCATTTCTTTGGATCACTATGAATCTTACAAAGTGGAACATTTGTATACCAATTGCCCTAGATTGGATCACCATGCATGCAACAATATTATGGTTGATGCTCAACGTAGAATTTGGAGTGCAGCTACAAGATTTCAAGAAAATCAT CTTGAAAGGACTGCAGTTAGTATTTATTACCCAGGAGATGAAATTCCAAATTGGTTCAAGTATCAAACTCAAGGATCTTCACTAAAGATCCAACTTCCTCAAAATTGGTGCAATGCTAACTTTTTGGGTTTTGCTCTATGCCTTGTTATTGAATCCAAACACTGTGTTAAAGACTGTTTCATGTTACTGCAATGCGAATCGGATTTCCAAACCATTTCTGGGAAAACCCATAATAACACTTCTTATCTAAGTGACCCTTTGAACATGGACAAAACAGAAGTAGATACAAGGCTAGATCATGTCATTTTGTGGTATGACAGTTGGTTGTGTCGTCAAGTTAGAGAAAAAGGTACAAATTATTGGTGTGACAATGTCACTGAGGCATCTTTTGATGTCATCCCTGGCCATGTTAGGGCCACATATAATAACAACAATGGAACTGATTATTGTTGTAGTGTTACAAAGTTAGGGATGTTCTTACTATATTCTGATGATGATGTTCTTGCCAATAATAATACTAATGAAGATGTTGTCCCGGAAATGGTTTTGAAATTTG ACCTTATGGCTCGAATGTCTAGAATATACATAAAAGATAAAGGAACTCTCGCCTCACTGGTTGACTGCAACATCCTCGACCTGATCGCAACCCTGGTCGCCGTCAGGATTCAAGGAAATCTCTAG